From a region of the Oryza sativa Japonica Group chromosome 6, ASM3414082v1 genome:
- the LOC4340100 gene encoding carboxypeptidase SOL1 isoform X1, protein MAISRRLLLSLFLLRAFSSLPAQAAARGASHPSGTSGNYGSFLRNLLQDNPMITEELVRGYMSNSELEIAVHAIGSRYPNISRIYSIGKSVNGVTLWVIEISDKPGQKEAEPAFKCFVGTFDRKLYSHMWNIFNVNYVGNVHGDEPVGREVLIKLANWLCDNYLKDPLATLIVKNMHLHILPTMNPDGFALRRRGNANNVDLNRDFPDQFFTNNDEINYRQPETRAIMNWVKQEHFTASASLHGGALVANYPWDGSRDQSKQYYGCPDDKTFRYMASVYSQSHYNMSLSKEFKGGITNGAFWYPIYGGMQDWNYIHGGCFELTLEISDVKWPKAAELPVIWEQNRMSMLNLAASLVKTGVHGRIFAADTGHPIPGSLTIKGIGSEIRASRTYGDYHRMLAPGENYEVMASMEGFRTKATRIVVEEKAVSLDFILDRDGANGQVVRNDLGCPCDDDKLFHVQGARLELYLFVLLIIIALYVLFKRKTTSKFTIHRHSPKRPIAV, encoded by the exons ATGGCGAtctcgcgccgcctcctcctctccctcttcctcctccgcgcaTTCTCCTCGCTTCCCGCTCAGGCCGCAGCGAGAGGCGCCTCCCATCCCTCag GTACCAGCGGAAATTATGGGTCATTTTTGCGCAACCTGCTTCAGGATAATCCCATGATAAC GGAGGAATTGGTCCGTGGATATATGAGCAACTCGGAACTTGAGATTGCTGTGCATGCCATTGGAAGCCGCTATCCTAATATCTCCAGGATATACAG CATTGGAAAGAGTGTGAATGGTGTCACATTG TGGGTGATTGAAATATCAGACAAGCCTGGGCAAAAGGAAGCTGAACCAGCATTCAAG TGTTTTGTAGGCACCTTTGACAGAAAATTATATTCACACATGTGGAATATCTTCAATGTCAAT TATGTTGGTAATGTCCATGGTGATGAACCTGTTGGAAGGGAGGTTCTTATAAAGCTTGCAAATTGGCTGTGTGATAACTATTTGAAGGATCCCTTG GCAACTCTTATTGTGAAAAACATGCATCTTCATATACTTCCAACGATGAACCCTGATGGATTTGCTCTTAGAAGACGTGGTAATGCAAACAATGTTGACCTCAACAGAGATTTTCCTGACCAA TTTTTCACCAACAACGATGAAATTAACTACAGACAACCTGAAACTAGAGCTATTATGAACTGGGTAAAACAAGAACACTTCACTGCCTCCGCTAGTTTGCATGGG GGTGCTCTTGTTGCAAATTATCCATGGGATGGGTCTAGAGATCAAAG CAAACAGTATTATGGATGTCCTGATGATAAGACATTCCGGTACATGGCATCAGTTTATAGTCAATCGCACTATAACATGTCTTTGAGCAAAGAATTTAAAGGAGGGATTACAAATGGAGCATTCTG GTATCCAATCTATGGTGGGATGCAAGACTGGAACTATATACATGGAGGTTGCTTTGAGTTAACCCTGGAAATTAGTGACGTAAAATGGCCAAAGGCAGCTgag CTTCCTGTCATATGGGAACAGAATAGGATGAGTATgcttaatcttgctgcaagccTTGTGAAG ACGGGAGTTCATGGAAGGATATTTGCGGCAGATACAGGTCATCCTATACCAGGCTCCCTGACGATAAAGGGTATCGGTTCTGAG ATAAGGGCTAGCAGGACTTATGGCGATTACCATCGAATGCTTGCACCTGGTGAGAACTATGAAG TCATGGCATCTATGGAGGGCTTCCGAACAAAAGCTACACGTATTGTGGTGGAGGAGAAGGCTGTGAGCTTGGACTTCATCTTAGATCGAGATGGAGCTAATGGACAAGTGGTCCGTAATGACTTAGGTTGCCCATGTGACGACGACAAGTTGTTTCATGTGCAGGGAGCTCGCCTCGAGCTGTATCTATTTGTTTTGCTCATTATCATCGCACTGTATGTTCTCTTCAAGAGAAAAACAACATCGAAATTCACGATTCACAGACATTCACCGAAACGGCCAATTGCTGTATAA
- the LOC4340100 gene encoding carboxypeptidase SOL1 isoform X2 has translation MAISRRLLLSLFLLRAFSSLPAQAAARGASHPSGTSGNYGSFLRNLLQDNPMITEELVRGYMSNSELEIAVHAIGSRYPNISRIYSIGKSVNGVTLWVIEISDKPGQKEAEPAFKYVGNVHGDEPVGREVLIKLANWLCDNYLKDPLATLIVKNMHLHILPTMNPDGFALRRRGNANNVDLNRDFPDQFFTNNDEINYRQPETRAIMNWVKQEHFTASASLHGGALVANYPWDGSRDQSKQYYGCPDDKTFRYMASVYSQSHYNMSLSKEFKGGITNGAFWYPIYGGMQDWNYIHGGCFELTLEISDVKWPKAAELPVIWEQNRMSMLNLAASLVKTGVHGRIFAADTGHPIPGSLTIKGIGSEIRASRTYGDYHRMLAPGENYEVMASMEGFRTKATRIVVEEKAVSLDFILDRDGANGQVVRNDLGCPCDDDKLFHVQGARLELYLFVLLIIIALYVLFKRKTTSKFTIHRHSPKRPIAV, from the exons ATGGCGAtctcgcgccgcctcctcctctccctcttcctcctccgcgcaTTCTCCTCGCTTCCCGCTCAGGCCGCAGCGAGAGGCGCCTCCCATCCCTCag GTACCAGCGGAAATTATGGGTCATTTTTGCGCAACCTGCTTCAGGATAATCCCATGATAAC GGAGGAATTGGTCCGTGGATATATGAGCAACTCGGAACTTGAGATTGCTGTGCATGCCATTGGAAGCCGCTATCCTAATATCTCCAGGATATACAG CATTGGAAAGAGTGTGAATGGTGTCACATTG TGGGTGATTGAAATATCAGACAAGCCTGGGCAAAAGGAAGCTGAACCAGCATTCAAG TATGTTGGTAATGTCCATGGTGATGAACCTGTTGGAAGGGAGGTTCTTATAAAGCTTGCAAATTGGCTGTGTGATAACTATTTGAAGGATCCCTTG GCAACTCTTATTGTGAAAAACATGCATCTTCATATACTTCCAACGATGAACCCTGATGGATTTGCTCTTAGAAGACGTGGTAATGCAAACAATGTTGACCTCAACAGAGATTTTCCTGACCAA TTTTTCACCAACAACGATGAAATTAACTACAGACAACCTGAAACTAGAGCTATTATGAACTGGGTAAAACAAGAACACTTCACTGCCTCCGCTAGTTTGCATGGG GGTGCTCTTGTTGCAAATTATCCATGGGATGGGTCTAGAGATCAAAG CAAACAGTATTATGGATGTCCTGATGATAAGACATTCCGGTACATGGCATCAGTTTATAGTCAATCGCACTATAACATGTCTTTGAGCAAAGAATTTAAAGGAGGGATTACAAATGGAGCATTCTG GTATCCAATCTATGGTGGGATGCAAGACTGGAACTATATACATGGAGGTTGCTTTGAGTTAACCCTGGAAATTAGTGACGTAAAATGGCCAAAGGCAGCTgag CTTCCTGTCATATGGGAACAGAATAGGATGAGTATgcttaatcttgctgcaagccTTGTGAAG ACGGGAGTTCATGGAAGGATATTTGCGGCAGATACAGGTCATCCTATACCAGGCTCCCTGACGATAAAGGGTATCGGTTCTGAG ATAAGGGCTAGCAGGACTTATGGCGATTACCATCGAATGCTTGCACCTGGTGAGAACTATGAAG TCATGGCATCTATGGAGGGCTTCCGAACAAAAGCTACACGTATTGTGGTGGAGGAGAAGGCTGTGAGCTTGGACTTCATCTTAGATCGAGATGGAGCTAATGGACAAGTGGTCCGTAATGACTTAGGTTGCCCATGTGACGACGACAAGTTGTTTCATGTGCAGGGAGCTCGCCTCGAGCTGTATCTATTTGTTTTGCTCATTATCATCGCACTGTATGTTCTCTTCAAGAGAAAAACAACATCGAAATTCACGATTCACAGACATTCACCGAAACGGCCAATTGCTGTATAA
- the LOC4340100 gene encoding carboxypeptidase SOL1 isoform X3, protein MWNIFNVNYVGNVHGDEPVGREVLIKLANWLCDNYLKDPLATLIVKNMHLHILPTMNPDGFALRRRGNANNVDLNRDFPDQFFTNNDEINYRQPETRAIMNWVKQEHFTASASLHGGALVANYPWDGSRDQSKQYYGCPDDKTFRYMASVYSQSHYNMSLSKEFKGGITNGAFWYPIYGGMQDWNYIHGGCFELTLEISDVKWPKAAELPVIWEQNRMSMLNLAASLVKTGVHGRIFAADTGHPIPGSLTIKGIGSEIRASRTYGDYHRMLAPGENYEVMASMEGFRTKATRIVVEEKAVSLDFILDRDGANGQVVRNDLGCPCDDDKLFHVQGARLELYLFVLLIIIALYVLFKRKTTSKFTIHRHSPKRPIAV, encoded by the exons ATGTGGAATATCTTCAATGTCAAT TATGTTGGTAATGTCCATGGTGATGAACCTGTTGGAAGGGAGGTTCTTATAAAGCTTGCAAATTGGCTGTGTGATAACTATTTGAAGGATCCCTTG GCAACTCTTATTGTGAAAAACATGCATCTTCATATACTTCCAACGATGAACCCTGATGGATTTGCTCTTAGAAGACGTGGTAATGCAAACAATGTTGACCTCAACAGAGATTTTCCTGACCAA TTTTTCACCAACAACGATGAAATTAACTACAGACAACCTGAAACTAGAGCTATTATGAACTGGGTAAAACAAGAACACTTCACTGCCTCCGCTAGTTTGCATGGG GGTGCTCTTGTTGCAAATTATCCATGGGATGGGTCTAGAGATCAAAG CAAACAGTATTATGGATGTCCTGATGATAAGACATTCCGGTACATGGCATCAGTTTATAGTCAATCGCACTATAACATGTCTTTGAGCAAAGAATTTAAAGGAGGGATTACAAATGGAGCATTCTG GTATCCAATCTATGGTGGGATGCAAGACTGGAACTATATACATGGAGGTTGCTTTGAGTTAACCCTGGAAATTAGTGACGTAAAATGGCCAAAGGCAGCTgag CTTCCTGTCATATGGGAACAGAATAGGATGAGTATgcttaatcttgctgcaagccTTGTGAAG ACGGGAGTTCATGGAAGGATATTTGCGGCAGATACAGGTCATCCTATACCAGGCTCCCTGACGATAAAGGGTATCGGTTCTGAG ATAAGGGCTAGCAGGACTTATGGCGATTACCATCGAATGCTTGCACCTGGTGAGAACTATGAAG TCATGGCATCTATGGAGGGCTTCCGAACAAAAGCTACACGTATTGTGGTGGAGGAGAAGGCTGTGAGCTTGGACTTCATCTTAGATCGAGATGGAGCTAATGGACAAGTGGTCCGTAATGACTTAGGTTGCCCATGTGACGACGACAAGTTGTTTCATGTGCAGGGAGCTCGCCTCGAGCTGTATCTATTTGTTTTGCTCATTATCATCGCACTGTATGTTCTCTTCAAGAGAAAAACAACATCGAAATTCACGATTCACAGACATTCACCGAAACGGCCAATTGCTGTATAA